A window from Bufo bufo chromosome 1, aBufBuf1.1, whole genome shotgun sequence encodes these proteins:
- the LOC120992294 gene encoding protein kinase C delta type-like: MDSEKIAARTRGAKKRRHISDSSADEQKKMEEEKKIIIRRKGGKKRRTILTTPDEDTETPKRSKKRKKRITSSSSEKMSPNQPISPVEEEVTKQPKCGKKRKLILISSKDGKKSRIKREDDILKKEDQQEDQGVSVEDSGVRPTCSRSTIISDNIRERLIFHHVLGKGSYGKVVLAEDTSNHQKYAVKIISKRAMLADCDEADVLVEHRVLQLASGSPFLIHADFAFQTKMLVLLGLEYMSCGDFDQFLRMKGRLDIPSARFYAAELVCAIQYLHSKGIVHRDLKPENILVAETGHIKVTDFGLALENMLGDRTATEYAGTEGYVAPEMLAEEEYGVGVDWYSFGVILNEMITSQCTYDPTLFDTTRSGAKVIIKKLLQRDPAKRLGVHGNIRGHHFFQHIDWVSVEALRTAPPHIPVPSIPQRRSTPFNLDGIEAAAAKKGPLPLKHQAIFRGFSFVTR; the protein is encoded by the exons ATGGATTCTGAGAAGATTGCTGCGAGGACGAGAGGAGCGAAGAAAAGGAGACACATTTCTGACTCATCGGCTGATGAgcagaagaagatggaggaagaAAAGAAGATTATCATCAGGAGGAAAGGAGGGAAGAAGCGTCGGACCATCCTGACCACACCTGATGAAGACACGGAGACACccaagaggagcaagaagaggaagaagaggataaCATCCAGCTCCTCTGAGAAGATGTCTCCTAATCAACCCATCAGTCCAGTGGAAGAAGAAGTGACTAAACAGCCAAAGTGCGGGAAGAAGAGAAAACTCATCCTCATCTCTTCAAAAGATGGAAAGAAGTCACGGATCAAGAGAGAAGATGacatcctgaagaaagaagaccagcAGGAGGACCAGGGAGTCTCAG TCGAGGACAGCGGTGTTCGGCCAACCTGCTCTAGAAGCACAATAATCTCCGATAACATCAGGGAGAGATTAATATTCCATCATGTGCTCGGGAAGGGAAGTTATGGAAAGGTCGTCTTGGCTGAGGACACTTCTAACCATCAGAAGTATGCTGTTAAGATCATCAGCAAGAGAGCCATGCTTGCCGACTGTGATGAGGCGGATGTGTTGGTGGAGCACCGAGTCTTACAGCTGGCATCTGGGAGCCCCTTCCTCATCCACGCGGACTTTGCATTCCAGACCAAG ATGCTTGTTCTACTTGGGCTGGAATACATGAGCTGCGGGGACTTTGATCAGTTCCTACGGATGAAGGGGCGGCTTGACATCCCCAGTGCAAG ATTCTATGCCGCTGAGCTTGTGTGTGCCATCCAATATCTCCATTCTAAGGGCATCGTCCACAGAGACCTCAAGCCTGAGAACatcctggtggctgagacgggacATATTAAGGTCACGGATTTCGGTCTCGCACTTGAGAACATGCTTGGAGACCGCACAGCCACCGAATATGCTGGGACAGAAGGCTATGTGGCTCCTGAG ATGCTGGCTGAGGAGGAGTATGGTGTCGGAGTGGACTGGTATTCATTTGGGGTCATCTTAAATGAAATGATTACCAGTCAGTGTACTTACGATCCTACACTATTTGACACAACACGCTCCGGCGCTAAAGTCATCATTAAAAAG CTCCTCCAGAGAGATCCTGCCAAGCGCTTAGGAGTCCACGGTAACATCAGAGGCCATCATTTCTTCCAGCATATTGACTGGGTCTCTGTGGAAGCCCTTCGGACGGCCCCACCACACATCCCTGTA ccatctatacCTCAACGCCGTTCCACACCATTCAACCTGGACGGAATAGAGGCAGCAGCGGCCAAGAAGGGACCTTTACCATTAAAACATCAGGCCATTTTCAGAGGGTTTTCATTTGTCACCCGGTAA